In the Hordeum vulgare subsp. vulgare chromosome 7H, MorexV3_pseudomolecules_assembly, whole genome shotgun sequence genome, one interval contains:
- the LOC123408990 gene encoding mitogen-activated protein kinase kinase 5-like: protein MQKHVKATCCPLHTPQLSSKACRSDHLLHDIRATATPIPIPTPTRAASRRHRPDVSSSLAVPLPSLPHHRRSPRRGRRTRPAATAPPPPPLHELESVRRVGSGAGGTVWMVRHRPTARCYALKVLYGNHDDAVRRQIAREIAILRTAEHLAVVRCHGMCERGGELQILLEYMDGGSLDGCRIADEPFLAHVI from the exons ATGCAAAAACATGTAAAGGCGACGTGTTGTCCATTACACACACCTCAGCTCTCTTCCAAGGCTTGCCGCAGTGACCACCTCCTCCATGACATCCGCGCCACTGCCACCCCCATCCCcatccccacccccacgcgcgcgGCGAGCAGGcgccat CGCCCGGatgtctcctcctccctggccgtccCGCTCCCCTCCCTCCCCCACCACCGCCGCTCCCCCCGCCGGGGCCGCCGAACCCGCCCAGCCGCGAcggccccgcccccgcccccgctgcACGAGCTTGAGAGCGTGCGCCGCGTGGGCAGCGGCGCGGGCGGGACGGTGTGGATGGTGCGGCACAGGCCCACGGCCCGCTGCTACGCGCTCAAGGTGCTCTACGGGAACCACGACGACGCGGTGCGGCGCCAGATCGCGCGAGAGATCGCCATCCTGCGCACCGCCGAGCACCTGGCGGTGGTGCGCTGCCACGGCATGTGCGAGCGCGGCGGGGAGCTGCAGATCCTGCTCGAGTACATGGACGGCGGGTCCCTCGACGGCTGCCGCATCGCCGATGAGCCCTTCCTGGCCCACGTAATTTAG